Proteins encoded together in one Pseudomonas arsenicoxydans window:
- the yghX gene encoding YghX family hydrolase: MERLTAKDFAPELLELYDYYAHGKINRREFLDRAALFTLGGLTASALLATLSPNYALAEQVEFTDPDILAEYISYPSPKGHGNVRGYLVRPAKATGKVPTVLVVHENRGLNPYIEDVARRVAKAGFIALAPDGLSSVGGYPGNDDKGRELQATVDPEKLMNDFFAAIEWLMKLDGATGKVGITGFCYGGGVANAAAVAYPELAAAVPFYGRQPKAEDVPKIKAPLLLHYGELDKAINEGWPAYEKALKAAGKTYEAYIYPGCNHGFHNDSTPRYDEAAAKLAWDRTVAWFRKYLV, from the coding sequence ATGGAACGCCTGACCGCCAAAGACTTCGCCCCGGAACTGCTTGAGCTCTACGACTATTACGCCCACGGCAAAATCAATCGGCGCGAGTTTCTTGACCGGGCGGCGCTGTTCACCTTGGGCGGCCTGACGGCCAGTGCTCTGCTCGCGACTCTGAGCCCCAATTACGCGTTGGCCGAACAAGTGGAGTTCACTGACCCGGACATCCTCGCCGAGTACATCAGCTACCCCTCACCCAAAGGCCATGGCAATGTCCGTGGCTATCTGGTGCGTCCGGCCAAAGCCACCGGCAAAGTGCCGACGGTGCTGGTCGTGCATGAAAACCGTGGGCTCAACCCCTACATCGAAGACGTCGCCCGGCGCGTCGCCAAAGCGGGATTTATTGCACTCGCCCCTGACGGCCTGAGTTCGGTGGGAGGTTATCCCGGCAATGACGACAAAGGCCGCGAGTTACAAGCGACTGTCGATCCTGAAAAGCTCATGAATGATTTTTTCGCCGCCATTGAATGGCTGATGAAACTGGATGGCGCCACGGGCAAGGTCGGGATTACCGGTTTCTGCTATGGCGGCGGTGTCGCCAACGCCGCTGCCGTGGCGTATCCAGAGTTGGCTGCCGCCGTGCCCTTCTATGGCCGCCAGCCCAAGGCCGAAGATGTGCCGAAGATCAAGGCGCCACTGCTGCTGCATTACGGTGAACTGGACAAAGCCATCAATGAAGGCTGGCCGGCGTATGAAAAAGCGTTGAAAGCGGCGGGCAAGACATACGAGGCGTATATCTATCCCGGCTGCAATCATGGTTTTCATAACGACTCCACACCTCGTTATGATGAAGCCGCAGCGAAACTCGCGTGGGACAGGACGGTGGCCTGGTTTCGTAAATACTTGGTGTAG
- a CDS encoding HvfA family oxazolone/thioamide-modified RiPP metallophore: MFKLSTSSLTLGLIIAGGLALSNVASASESEAFSMKQLAHGYSQVQADSAEKPAEGKCGEGKCGAGE; encoded by the coding sequence ATGTTCAAGCTCTCGACTTCTTCCCTGACCCTCGGCCTGATCATCGCGGGCGGCCTGGCCCTTTCCAATGTGGCGTCGGCCTCCGAATCCGAGGCATTCAGCATGAAACAGCTGGCCCACGGCTACAGCCAGGTCCAGGCCGACAGCGCGGAAAAACCCGCTGAAGGCAAATGTGGTGAAGGCAAGTGCGGTGCCGGCGAGTAA
- a CDS encoding dienelactone hydrolase family protein, translating into MSVTTQWIEIDSDEGTFGAYLAIPHTRKGPGIVLIQEIFGVNEHIRSVAEQYAADGYLVIAPDLFWRNGHRIELGYDEAGWKRAVELMNATDIDKAQADIKLAIDALDAQPGLDGGIASIGYCFGGLLSYLTAANGLVEVAVAYYGGGIQNHLDRADEIEVPLLMHFGEQDSHIPLEAVEKIAERFDNNDNVEIVVYPEAEHGFNCSHRESYNQRAAAEAHGNTLIFLGQEL; encoded by the coding sequence ATGAGCGTGACCACCCAATGGATCGAGATCGACAGCGACGAAGGCACATTCGGCGCTTACCTGGCCATTCCGCATACCCGCAAAGGTCCGGGGATTGTGCTGATCCAGGAGATCTTCGGCGTGAATGAACACATCCGCTCGGTCGCCGAGCAATACGCCGCCGACGGCTACCTGGTCATCGCACCGGACCTGTTCTGGCGCAACGGCCACCGCATCGAGCTGGGCTACGACGAAGCCGGCTGGAAACGCGCCGTCGAGTTGATGAACGCCACCGACATCGACAAGGCACAAGCCGACATCAAACTGGCCATCGACGCACTCGATGCGCAGCCAGGCCTGGACGGCGGCATTGCCTCCATCGGTTATTGCTTTGGCGGCTTGCTGTCGTACCTCACCGCCGCCAACGGCCTGGTGGAAGTGGCCGTGGCCTATTACGGCGGTGGCATCCAGAACCATCTGGACCGCGCCGATGAAATCGAGGTGCCATTGCTGATGCACTTCGGCGAACAGGACAGCCACATTCCACTGGAAGCCGTGGAGAAAATCGCCGAGCGTTTCGATAACAACGACAACGTGGAAATTGTTGTGTATCCGGAAGCCGAACATGGCTTCAACTGCTCGCACCGTGAAAGCTATAACCAGCGCGCCGCCGCTGAAGCCCATGGCAATACACTGATCTTCTTGGGTCAGGAACTGTAA
- a CDS encoding HvfX family Cu-binding RiPP maturation protein, whose amino-acid sequence MTSAISSAVKSLHLNLDRAGSWLAPLTLRLFIAWEFFESGLEKWNGENWFADIQDAFPFPFNHVPATLNWELSMWAELICALAILVGLGTRMSAIILIIVTVVATAAVHWPADWSTLSELAQGYAISNKGHGNFKLPLIYLAALMPLLLSGAGKLSLDALLARFVWRRTHI is encoded by the coding sequence ATGACTTCTGCAATTTCGTCGGCCGTGAAAAGCCTGCACCTGAACCTCGACCGGGCCGGCAGCTGGCTCGCGCCATTGACGCTACGGCTGTTCATTGCCTGGGAATTTTTCGAATCGGGCCTGGAAAAATGGAACGGCGAAAACTGGTTCGCCGACATCCAGGATGCCTTTCCGTTTCCGTTCAATCACGTCCCGGCCACCTTGAACTGGGAACTGTCGATGTGGGCCGAGCTGATTTGTGCCCTGGCCATACTCGTCGGCCTGGGGACCCGTATGTCGGCAATCATCCTGATTATCGTCACGGTCGTTGCGACCGCTGCCGTTCACTGGCCGGCCGATTGGTCTACATTGAGTGAGCTTGCTCAGGGTTACGCCATCAGCAACAAGGGGCACGGCAACTTCAAGCTGCCGCTGATCTACCTCGCAGCCCTTATGCCGCTGTTGCTCTCGGGTGCCGGCAAGCTCAGCCTGGATGCACTGCTGGCCCGATTCGTCTGGCGTCGCACTCACATTTGA
- a CDS encoding L-lactate permease, translating to MVWQQVYDPFGNPVLSTIMAAVPVVVMLASLAFFHIKAHLAALLALGSALLIAIFAFGMPANMAGTAALFGAANGLLPIGWIVLNIIFLHRLTTENGSFKVLQDSLARITDDRRLQLLLIAFCFGAFFEGAAGFGTPVAVTGAILIGLGFSPLAASGLALIANTAPVAFGALGTPIITLAKVTGLDEMELSMMVGRQLPFFSVLVPFWLIWAFAGWRKMLEIWPAIMVAGVSFAVPQFLVSNYHGPMLVDVIAALISMACLTLFLKVWKPATIHTSAALSGRVDTSKIDAEHEQKPEVSGTFASDAKPAVMRAWMPWIILTVFVFAWGTQGFKNMFDTRPAIDPATQSAKLDPQGKPLREANPLFAPAVTFTTLHLQVEKVPPVVPAPKTEEAIYKFTWFTSTGSGILLAAIVGGLLMGYSIPQLARQYLRTLWVVRYSLITIAAMLALGFLTRYSGLDATMGLAFAATGIFYPMFGTLLGWLGVALTGSDTASNVLFGGLQRVTSEQLGLSPVLMAAANSSGGVMGKMVDAQSIVVASTATRWYGHEGEILRYVFFHSIILAILVGGLVTLQAYVAPFSHMVVGGH from the coding sequence ATGGTCTGGCAGCAAGTCTACGATCCCTTTGGCAACCCGGTGCTCTCAACCATTATGGCCGCAGTGCCGGTTGTGGTGATGCTGGCATCCCTTGCGTTTTTCCATATCAAGGCGCATCTGGCGGCATTGCTGGCCCTTGGTTCTGCCTTGTTGATCGCCATCTTCGCCTTCGGCATGCCCGCGAACATGGCCGGCACGGCGGCGCTATTCGGCGCCGCCAACGGCCTGCTGCCGATTGGCTGGATCGTGCTCAACATCATCTTTCTGCACCGGCTGACCACTGAGAACGGCTCGTTCAAAGTGTTGCAGGATTCCCTCGCGCGCATCACCGACGACCGACGCCTGCAATTGCTGCTGATTGCCTTCTGTTTCGGTGCTTTCTTCGAAGGCGCTGCCGGGTTCGGCACGCCGGTGGCGGTGACCGGCGCAATCCTGATCGGCCTGGGTTTCTCGCCCCTGGCGGCCTCCGGCCTGGCGTTGATCGCCAACACTGCGCCCGTGGCGTTCGGCGCCTTGGGCACGCCCATCATCACCCTCGCCAAGGTGACCGGGCTGGATGAAATGGAACTGTCGATGATGGTCGGCCGGCAATTGCCATTCTTCTCGGTGCTGGTGCCGTTCTGGCTGATCTGGGCCTTTGCCGGTTGGCGCAAGATGCTGGAAATCTGGCCGGCCATCATGGTCGCCGGTGTCAGCTTTGCCGTGCCGCAGTTCCTGGTGTCCAACTACCACGGGCCGATGCTGGTCGACGTGATCGCCGCGCTGATCTCCATGGCCTGCCTGACCTTGTTCCTGAAAGTCTGGAAACCGGCAACGATCCACACTTCCGCCGCGCTGTCGGGGCGTGTCGATACTTCAAAAATCGATGCCGAACATGAGCAGAAACCCGAAGTCAGCGGCACGTTTGCCAGCGATGCAAAACCGGCGGTGATGCGTGCGTGGATGCCGTGGATCATCCTCACGGTCTTCGTTTTCGCCTGGGGCACCCAAGGCTTCAAAAACATGTTCGACACTCGCCCGGCGATCGACCCGGCCACCCAATCGGCCAAGCTCGACCCACAAGGCAAACCGTTGCGCGAAGCCAATCCGCTGTTCGCCCCGGCCGTGACCTTCACCACCTTGCACCTGCAAGTCGAGAAGGTTCCACCGGTGGTGCCTGCACCAAAAACCGAGGAAGCGATCTACAAATTCACCTGGTTCACCAGCACTGGCAGCGGCATCCTCCTGGCGGCCATCGTCGGCGGGCTGCTGATGGGCTATTCGATCCCGCAACTGGCCCGCCAATACCTGCGAACGCTATGGGTGGTGCGCTATTCGCTGATCACCATCGCGGCGATGTTGGCCCTGGGCTTCCTCACCCGCTACTCGGGACTGGACGCGACCATGGGCCTGGCCTTCGCCGCCACCGGCATCTTCTACCCCATGTTCGGCACCCTGCTCGGCTGGCTCGGCGTCGCCTTGACCGGCTCGGACACGGCCTCCAACGTGCTGTTTGGCGGCTTGCAACGGGTGACGTCCGAACAACTGGGACTCAGCCCGGTGTTGATGGCCGCGGCCAACAGCTCCGGTGGGGTCATGGGCAAAATGGTCGACGCCCAGTCGATCGTGGTGGCGTCCACGGCGACTCGCTGGTACGGGCATGAAGGGGAAATCCTGCGCTACGTGTTCTTCCACTCCATCATCCTGGCGATTCTGGTCGGTGGTCTGGTCACGTTGCAGGCGTATGTCGCACCGTTCAGCCATATGGTGGTGGGCGGGCATTGA
- a CDS encoding CAP domain-containing protein, producing MRVPSSVLRLAALPLGLVFAATAMATEDSQLVESINVYRSQAQRCANQASSELPPLTSDPRLVLSPIGNVDLQQAMARASYPMVNVQAISMSGPRDATSAMAAIKESFCQVVLNPQFIDVGVSHEGRDWRIVLARPLLTARLGDATAEGQKLLETLNAARSQPRQCGGQPFAAASPLAWNATLAAAAEKHSRSMANNNFFDHKDRDGRTPGDRAELEGYSGQQVGENIAAGQDTVRKVVDGWLASPGHCANLMNPQYRELGAAYAVDPKSDAGIYWTAMFGAQ from the coding sequence ATGCGCGTTCCGTCATCCGTTTTGCGTCTTGCCGCGTTGCCGTTGGGCCTGGTGTTTGCCGCCACTGCCATGGCAACCGAGGATTCGCAACTGGTCGAATCGATCAACGTTTACCGCAGCCAGGCGCAACGCTGTGCCAACCAGGCTTCATCGGAACTGCCACCGCTGACGAGCGACCCGCGCCTGGTTTTGTCGCCCATCGGCAACGTCGATTTGCAGCAGGCGATGGCTCGTGCGTCGTACCCGATGGTCAACGTGCAGGCGATCAGCATGTCCGGACCGCGTGATGCGACCTCCGCCATGGCAGCGATCAAGGAGAGCTTTTGCCAGGTGGTGCTGAACCCGCAATTCATCGACGTCGGTGTCAGCCATGAGGGGCGCGACTGGCGCATCGTGCTGGCGCGTCCGCTGTTGACCGCGCGCCTGGGCGACGCCACGGCAGAAGGCCAGAAGCTTCTGGAAACGCTCAACGCCGCTCGCAGCCAACCTCGCCAGTGTGGCGGTCAACCGTTTGCCGCGGCCTCGCCGCTGGCTTGGAACGCGACCTTGGCGGCAGCGGCCGAAAAGCATTCCCGGTCCATGGCCAACAACAATTTCTTCGACCACAAGGACCGCGACGGTCGTACGCCCGGCGACCGTGCCGAACTGGAAGGTTATAGCGGCCAGCAAGTCGGCGAGAACATTGCCGCCGGGCAAGACACCGTGCGCAAGGTCGTCGATGGCTGGCTGGCCAGCCCCGGTCATTGCGCCAACCTGATGAACCCGCAATATCGCGAGTTGGGCGCCGCCTACGCAGTCGATCCGAAGAGTGATGCCGGGATCTACTGGACAGCCATGTTCGGTGCGCAATAA
- a CDS encoding DUF1906 domain-containing protein, with product MLIIDTPYNTTAKLGCLAKENVQTIIRYYNFSNSRSFPDKCLTLMEAQSICSQGMNIAVVFQQRQNSADDFSETKGYEAGRRAYRYASNDIGQPEGSGIYFSVDFDASPADITGSIIPFFQGIQRAFEELSGNQPAYRVGVYGSGATAAALSKNNLCALVWLAMSSGFRGTKDAIKNGAYHIQQKAPEATLCGLGLDYNLINPQQSDFGAFVVPVETSSVPTAVSAPTHEVISRTSLRLRGGPGTEYSVLGSLKPRQLVVAKPVNPEWSSIDLQGDGLIDGFAASAFLKELS from the coding sequence ATGCTCATTATCGACACGCCCTATAACACGACGGCGAAACTTGGCTGTCTCGCAAAAGAAAATGTACAAACCATCATTCGTTACTACAACTTCAGCAACTCAAGAAGTTTTCCCGACAAATGTTTAACGCTGATGGAAGCACAATCCATTTGTTCCCAGGGAATGAACATTGCCGTGGTGTTCCAGCAACGACAAAACAGCGCAGACGACTTCTCGGAGACCAAAGGTTATGAAGCAGGACGCAGGGCCTATCGCTATGCCAGCAACGACATAGGGCAACCCGAGGGGTCGGGGATCTATTTTTCCGTCGACTTCGATGCCAGCCCCGCCGACATCACCGGCAGCATCATTCCTTTTTTCCAGGGCATCCAACGGGCCTTCGAAGAATTATCCGGCAATCAGCCAGCCTATCGGGTCGGCGTCTATGGCTCGGGAGCCACCGCCGCTGCGTTGTCGAAGAACAACTTGTGCGCGCTGGTCTGGCTCGCGATGTCATCGGGGTTTCGAGGGACGAAAGACGCAATAAAGAATGGCGCCTACCACATTCAGCAAAAGGCACCGGAAGCCACATTGTGCGGCTTGGGGCTCGACTACAACCTCATCAATCCTCAACAGAGTGATTTCGGCGCGTTTGTTGTCCCTGTCGAAACGTCGTCAGTCCCGACTGCTGTTTCTGCGCCCACCCATGAGGTGATATCGCGAACCAGTCTGAGACTGCGCGGTGGTCCCGGCACTGAATACAGCGTGCTGGGTAGCTTGAAGCCCAGACAGCTGGTCGTGGCGAAACCGGTCAATCCCGAGTGGTCGAGTATCGATCTTCAGGGTGATGGCTTGATCGATGGGTTTGCGGCTTCAGCATTTCTAAAAGAGTTGAGTTGA
- a CDS encoding DeoR/GlpR family DNA-binding transcription regulator, which translates to MQDQHSAVELPSVRRQKILLLLERDGKVMASELSQHFAVSEDTIRRDLAELHAAGLVQRVHGGALPRPKDTGKDFFTRVNETDEVKTRLAQLAASRVRNGQIVVFDSGSTTLQIARSLPSDIVITAITASPMIAITLAEYPGIKVILAGGQLNPATMSASGHETLRLIDGIKADLLFTGVCAIHPEVGISSLHFDEVPIKLAMLDSASHVVAVTTADKLGAVEPFVVAPCNRIHTLITERHVASGDVGDYRKLGLEVVQTDD; encoded by the coding sequence ATGCAAGATCAGCATTCGGCAGTCGAGCTTCCTTCGGTGCGTCGGCAAAAAATCCTCCTGCTCCTGGAGCGAGACGGCAAGGTCATGGCTTCGGAGTTGAGCCAGCATTTTGCCGTTTCCGAAGACACCATCCGCCGCGACCTAGCGGAGCTGCACGCCGCTGGCCTGGTGCAGCGCGTGCATGGTGGGGCGTTGCCTCGTCCGAAGGACACCGGCAAGGACTTCTTTACCCGGGTGAACGAAACCGATGAGGTGAAAACCCGCCTGGCGCAACTCGCGGCCAGTCGAGTGCGCAACGGCCAGATCGTGGTGTTCGATTCGGGCAGCACTACGCTGCAGATCGCCCGGTCGTTGCCCTCGGACATTGTCATCACGGCTATAACGGCATCGCCAATGATCGCCATCACGTTGGCCGAATACCCCGGCATCAAGGTGATCCTGGCCGGTGGCCAACTCAACCCGGCGACGATGTCTGCCAGCGGACATGAAACGCTGCGACTGATCGATGGCATCAAGGCTGATCTGCTGTTCACCGGGGTCTGTGCGATCCACCCGGAAGTCGGCATCAGCTCGCTGCATTTCGATGAGGTGCCGATAAAGCTGGCGATGCTCGACAGCGCGTCCCATGTGGTGGCGGTGACAACCGCGGACAAACTGGGGGCGGTCGAGCCTTTTGTGGTCGCGCCGTGCAATCGTATTCACACGCTGATCACCGAGCGGCATGTCGCCTCGGGTGATGTCGGGGACTATCGAAAGCTTGGCCTGGAAGTGGTGCAAACGGACGATTGA
- a CDS encoding cell wall hydrolase — translation MSVKWIAALLAVTLLAGQAIADDQEQKKEVAQDKAQVLEQKAAEKGDNVPVPKSEKITQSEVQAVDPSGKAPLDETITCLARSIYWEAKGKDTADMEAVANVVMNRLGHEGFPDTVCAVVKQGSETKKCQFSWWCDGRPDTAQEETQYALAKEIARKALNKQLPDRTGGAMYFHDRTVKPDWAKEYIKTAEIGMFKFYKPHDGSAK, via the coding sequence ATGTCCGTTAAATGGATCGCAGCGTTACTCGCCGTGACCCTGCTCGCCGGCCAAGCCATCGCCGACGACCAGGAACAAAAAAAAGAAGTGGCTCAAGACAAGGCTCAGGTGCTTGAGCAGAAAGCGGCGGAAAAGGGCGACAACGTGCCCGTGCCCAAGTCCGAGAAGATCACCCAGTCCGAGGTTCAGGCGGTCGACCCGTCCGGCAAGGCACCGCTGGATGAGACGATTACCTGCCTGGCCCGCTCCATTTACTGGGAAGCCAAAGGCAAGGACACCGCCGACATGGAAGCGGTCGCCAATGTTGTGATGAATCGCCTCGGTCACGAAGGTTTTCCTGACACGGTGTGTGCGGTGGTCAAGCAAGGCTCCGAAACCAAGAAATGTCAGTTCTCCTGGTGGTGCGACGGGCGCCCGGACACGGCCCAGGAAGAGACCCAATATGCGCTCGCCAAGGAAATCGCGCGCAAGGCCCTGAATAAACAACTGCCGGACCGCACCGGTGGCGCCATGTATTTCCATGACCGCACGGTAAAGCCGGACTGGGCCAAGGAGTACATCAAAACGGCGGAAATCGGGATGTTCAAGTTTTACAAGCCGCATGACGGGTCGGCGAAGTAG
- a CDS encoding ATPase — MRMSTLLALVAVLTAGVAATVPAYAADPACHFLPVGDSTASLQRTQSVGVLYSENTLNTIEYLEQYHAVALNGAKNPALDSRISNAFVKSSDPTLAINWLKGSLQKEFASVTVYDSLDAVVQAHPDVVVMLDTYSRLVSKRNNQVEARFLAKFYDSNLQYIGKAEGSREQQMPSVWVHGKAAPEIAAQIDQQNGVQVDALKQFDASLKVLVTSASKGQVASN; from the coding sequence ATGAGAATGTCTACCTTGCTGGCGCTTGTCGCCGTATTGACCGCCGGCGTTGCCGCCACCGTACCGGCTTACGCGGCCGATCCGGCCTGCCATTTCCTGCCGGTGGGCGACAGCACCGCCAGCTTGCAGCGCACTCAATCGGTGGGCGTGCTCTACAGCGAGAACACCCTCAACACGATCGAATACCTTGAGCAGTACCATGCTGTGGCACTCAACGGCGCGAAGAACCCTGCACTGGATTCGCGCATCAGCAACGCCTTCGTCAAGAGTTCCGATCCGACACTGGCGATCAATTGGCTCAAGGGCTCGCTGCAAAAAGAATTTGCCTCGGTGACCGTCTACGACAGCCTCGACGCAGTGGTGCAAGCCCATCCGGACGTCGTGGTGATGCTGGACACCTACAGCCGCCTGGTGTCCAAACGCAACAACCAGGTCGAAGCGCGCTTCCTCGCCAAGTTCTACGACTCGAACTTGCAATACATCGGCAAGGCCGAAGGCTCACGGGAACAACAGATGCCTTCGGTCTGGGTGCATGGCAAGGCCGCTCCGGAGATCGCTGCGCAGATTGACCAGCAAAACGGGGTGCAGGTCGATGCGTTGAAGCAGTTCGATGCTTCGCTGAAGGTGTTGGTGACATCCGCAAGCAAGGGTCAGGTTGCCTCTAACTGA
- a CDS encoding glutathione S-transferase family protein → MSLTLYGFDGSTYVRTVKMLLSEKDADYEQVQVNVIKGEPHLPEHLVRHPFGKVPVIDHDGFRVIETGAIVAYLDEVLPGPSITPDNAHDRARTHMAQGIYDSYGYGNLVQVFGYHLFPDFIGGQNEEARRKGIENSKRVLRELMKIKGTDPYIAGLEPSIGDFYLAPGCAYIAMTPDAPQVFAVEGFDGWWKRMQSLPSFKATQPH, encoded by the coding sequence ATGAGCCTCACTCTCTACGGTTTTGACGGCAGTACGTATGTGCGCACTGTGAAGATGCTGCTGTCAGAAAAAGACGCGGACTACGAACAGGTCCAGGTCAACGTGATCAAGGGCGAGCCGCACCTGCCAGAGCATTTGGTGCGCCACCCTTTCGGCAAGGTGCCGGTCATCGATCATGACGGATTCCGGGTGATCGAAACCGGCGCGATCGTCGCCTATCTGGACGAAGTCCTGCCCGGACCGTCCATCACCCCGGATAACGCCCACGACCGCGCCCGCACGCACATGGCCCAGGGGATTTACGATTCCTATGGCTATGGCAACCTGGTACAGGTGTTCGGCTATCATCTTTTTCCTGACTTCATTGGCGGGCAGAATGAGGAAGCGCGCCGCAAAGGCATCGAAAACTCGAAACGGGTGCTGCGCGAACTGATGAAAATAAAAGGCACCGATCCGTATATTGCAGGTCTTGAACCCAGTATCGGCGACTTTTACCTCGCGCCGGGCTGCGCCTACATCGCGATGACGCCGGATGCGCCACAGGTGTTTGCGGTGGAAGGTTTCGACGGATGGTGGAAACGCATGCAGTCTCTGCCAAGCTTCAAGGCCACACAGCCGCATTAA
- a CDS encoding MFS transporter produces MAAIDSATAGRVPNHGITKEERKVIFASSLGTVFEWYDFYLYGSLAAIIAKHFFAGVNETTSFIFALLAFAAGFAVRPFGAIVFGRLGDMIGRKHTFLITIVIMGLSTAVVGFLPGYATIGVAAPIILITLRLLQGLALGGEYGGAATYVAEHAPKGRRGYFTSWIQTTATLGLFLSLLVILACRTALGTEAFEAWGWRIPFLLSILLLIVSVYIRLQLSESPVFLRMKAEGKSSKAPLTESFARWENLKIVIMALLGGTAGQAVVWYTGQFYALFFLLQTLKIDPQTANLLIAGSLLIGTPFFVIFGSLSDRIGRKGIIMAGCILAAVTYFPIFHALTQYGNPDVFIAQEKNPVTVVADPALCSFQFDPVGKAKFTSSCDLAKTVLAKRAIPYKNLKAEPGTVAQVRIGDRVIQSFEGTGMPAADFKTRNDAFAATLGTALKDAGYPEKADPAKTNYPMVLLLLTILVIYVTMVYGPIAAWLVELFPARIRYTSMSLPYHIGNGWFGGFLPTVAFAMVAATGDIYYGLWYPIVIAVMTAILGTFFLPETKDREIHHT; encoded by the coding sequence ATGGCCGCAATCGACAGTGCAACCGCGGGCCGCGTGCCCAACCACGGAATCACCAAAGAGGAGCGCAAGGTCATTTTCGCCTCCTCCCTGGGCACCGTGTTCGAATGGTATGACTTCTACCTGTACGGTTCCCTCGCGGCGATTATCGCCAAGCACTTCTTCGCCGGCGTCAACGAGACGACCTCGTTCATCTTCGCGCTGCTCGCCTTCGCCGCGGGCTTCGCCGTACGTCCTTTCGGTGCCATCGTGTTCGGCCGACTGGGCGACATGATCGGGCGCAAGCACACCTTCCTCATCACCATTGTCATCATGGGTCTGTCCACGGCTGTGGTGGGCTTCCTGCCCGGCTACGCAACCATCGGCGTGGCGGCGCCGATCATCCTGATCACCCTGCGCCTGCTGCAAGGCCTGGCGCTGGGCGGTGAGTACGGCGGCGCGGCGACCTACGTGGCCGAACATGCACCAAAGGGCCGGCGCGGCTACTTCACCTCGTGGATTCAAACCACGGCCACCCTTGGACTGTTTCTCTCGCTGCTGGTGATCCTCGCCTGCCGCACCGCGCTGGGCACCGAAGCCTTCGAGGCCTGGGGCTGGCGGATTCCGTTCCTGCTGTCGATCCTGTTGCTGATCGTCTCGGTGTACATCCGCCTGCAACTCAGCGAGTCGCCGGTGTTCCTGAGAATGAAAGCCGAGGGCAAGTCCTCCAAGGCGCCGCTGACCGAGTCCTTCGCTCGCTGGGAGAACCTCAAGATCGTCATCATGGCGCTGCTCGGCGGCACCGCCGGCCAGGCTGTCGTCTGGTACACCGGGCAGTTCTATGCGCTGTTCTTCCTGCTGCAGACACTGAAGATCGACCCACAGACCGCCAACCTGCTGATTGCCGGTTCGCTGCTGATCGGCACGCCGTTCTTCGTCATCTTCGGCAGCCTGTCCGACCGGATCGGGCGCAAAGGGATCATCATGGCCGGCTGCATCCTGGCGGCGGTGACCTACTTCCCGATCTTCCATGCGTTGACCCAATACGGTAACCCCGACGTGTTCATCGCCCAGGAGAAGAACCCGGTCACGGTGGTGGCGGATCCTGCGCTGTGCTCGTTCCAGTTCGACCCGGTGGGCAAAGCCAAATTCACCAGTTCCTGCGACCTCGCCAAGACCGTACTGGCGAAACGGGCCATCCCCTACAAGAACCTCAAGGCTGAACCGGGCACCGTCGCGCAAGTGCGCATCGGCGATAGAGTCATTCAGAGCTTCGAGGGCACCGGCATGCCGGCCGCCGACTTCAAGACCAGGAACGACGCCTTCGCCGCCACGCTTGGCACAGCACTCAAGGACGCCGGCTACCCCGAGAAGGCCGACCCGGCCAAGACCAATTACCCGATGGTGTTGCTGCTCCTGACGATCCTGGTGATCTACGTGACCATGGTCTACGGCCCGATTGCCGCCTGGCTGGTGGAACTGTTCCCGGCGCGCATCCGCTACACCTCGATGTCGCTGCCCTACCACATCGGCAACGGCTGGTTCGGCGGCTTCCTGCCGACGGTGGCGTTCGCCATGGTCGCGGCCACGGGGGATATCTACTATGGGCTGTGGTATCCGATCGTCATCGCCGTGATGACGGCCATTCTTGGCACCTTCTTCCTGCCGGAAACCAAGGATCGGGAAATTCACCACACTTGA